From a single Planctellipticum variicoloris genomic region:
- a CDS encoding ribonuclease H-like domain-containing protein, whose protein sequence is MAGKFVAFDIETAKIVPGDDFNWQPHRPLGIACIASFSDEEAEPRIWLTRDADGKPAGQMSAADVAAFVDFLVDAAGQGAAPLSWNGLAFDFDILAEESRRLDDCRKLALGHVDMMFQVVCEKGFPVSLQSAASGLGVSGKLKGIAGVDAPVLWAQGKHDKVIEYVAQDVRTTLAVALEAERRKAFAWTTRKGTVGTMPLKRGWLSVEDALKLPLPDTSWMSSPPVREEFLAWLGE, encoded by the coding sequence ATGGCCGGTAAGTTTGTGGCGTTCGACATCGAGACGGCGAAGATCGTTCCTGGAGATGACTTCAACTGGCAGCCGCATCGGCCGCTGGGGATTGCGTGCATTGCTTCGTTCTCGGACGAAGAGGCGGAGCCGCGGATCTGGCTGACGCGGGATGCGGATGGGAAGCCAGCGGGACAGATGTCGGCGGCAGACGTCGCGGCGTTCGTCGACTTTCTGGTGGATGCGGCGGGGCAGGGGGCTGCGCCCCTTTCCTGGAACGGGCTGGCGTTTGATTTCGACATCCTGGCGGAAGAGTCGCGGCGGCTGGACGACTGCCGGAAGCTGGCGCTCGGTCATGTCGACATGATGTTTCAGGTCGTGTGCGAGAAGGGTTTTCCGGTGTCGCTGCAGAGTGCGGCATCGGGTCTGGGCGTTTCCGGGAAGCTCAAAGGAATCGCGGGCGTAGACGCTCCGGTGCTGTGGGCGCAGGGGAAGCACGACAAGGTGATCGAATACGTGGCTCAGGACGTGCGGACGACGCTGGCGGTGGCCTTGGAGGCGGAACGTCGGAAGGCGTTCGCGTGGACGACGCGGAAGGGGACGGTCGGCACGATGCCGCTAAAGCGGGGCTGGCTTTCTGTTGAGGATGCTCTCAAGCTGCCGCTGCCGGACACGTCGTGGATGAGCAGTCCGCCGGTGCGGGAGGAGTTTCTGGCGTGGCTGGGGGAGTGA
- a CDS encoding alkaline phosphatase family protein gives MLCSFVLKTLGGLVLAALLLPADIQAADARDRHVVLISVDGLPAYLLDDPSAPLPNIRRLAELGVAAEGMTVSNPSVTWPNHTSLVTGVRPEKHGVLFNGVLEKAGPGLPIKVNPRKDKADLVHVSTLYDVLAERGLTTGEINWPCTRGSKTLVASFPDVPETFEHTTPAFVESLKRAGIVSDASIKEFGKLSPSARDLLWTRAACHLIADQKPNFVLVHLLNVDAVHHKYGPKTFAGYSAVAYADACVGEILEAIEAAGLRETTTVMIVADHGFQAIPKTIQPNVLLRQAGLLTVENNQVATARAHVFPEGGIGMLYLTTPDKGTDREKVLELFRDKEGVADVLTPVDFGKYGLPQPDQYEQMADLIIVAKDGYGVGGGATGDDFVVKSEATLGTHGFLSTNPLMNAVFIAAGAGVKPGTKLPVIENIDVAPTVAKLLGVDLPNADGQVLLKANGSPAK, from the coding sequence ATGCTGTGCTCGTTCGTGTTGAAAACTCTTGGCGGTCTGGTGCTGGCCGCCTTGCTGCTGCCTGCTGACATCCAGGCTGCTGATGCTCGCGATCGGCATGTGGTGCTGATCAGCGTGGATGGTCTGCCGGCGTATCTGCTGGACGATCCGAGTGCGCCCCTGCCGAACATCCGGCGGCTGGCGGAGCTCGGGGTGGCGGCGGAGGGGATGACGGTCTCGAACCCGTCGGTCACCTGGCCGAATCACACGTCGCTCGTAACGGGAGTCCGACCCGAGAAGCACGGCGTGCTGTTCAACGGCGTGCTGGAAAAGGCGGGGCCGGGGCTGCCGATCAAGGTGAATCCGCGGAAGGACAAGGCGGATCTGGTTCACGTTTCCACGCTCTACGATGTGCTCGCGGAGCGAGGTCTGACGACGGGGGAGATCAACTGGCCCTGCACGCGCGGTTCGAAGACGCTCGTCGCCAGTTTTCCGGACGTTCCCGAGACGTTCGAACATACGACGCCGGCGTTTGTCGAGAGTTTGAAGCGGGCGGGAATTGTGTCGGATGCGTCGATCAAGGAGTTCGGCAAGCTGAGTCCGTCGGCGCGGGATCTGCTCTGGACGAGGGCGGCCTGTCATCTGATCGCCGACCAGAAGCCGAACTTCGTCCTCGTGCACCTGCTCAACGTCGATGCCGTGCACCACAAGTACGGCCCGAAGACGTTCGCCGGCTATTCAGCGGTCGCCTATGCCGATGCCTGCGTGGGGGAGATTCTGGAAGCGATTGAGGCCGCGGGCCTTCGCGAGACGACGACGGTGATGATCGTGGCGGATCACGGTTTTCAGGCAATTCCGAAGACAATCCAGCCGAACGTGCTGCTGCGACAGGCGGGGCTGCTGACCGTGGAGAATAACCAGGTGGCGACGGCGCGGGCGCACGTGTTTCCCGAGGGAGGCATCGGCATGCTTTACCTGACGACGCCCGACAAGGGGACCGATCGCGAAAAGGTGCTGGAACTGTTCCGCGACAAGGAAGGGGTCGCCGACGTGCTGACGCCGGTCGACTTCGGCAAGTACGGACTGCCGCAGCCGGATCAGTATGAGCAGATGGCGGACCTGATCATCGTCGCCAAGGACGGTTACGGCGTGGGGGGCGGGGCAACGGGAGACGATTTTGTCGTGAAGAGCGAGGCCACGCTGGGAACGCACGGCTTTCTGTCGACGAATCCGCTGATGAACGCGGTGTTCATTGCCGCCGGGGCGGGGGTGAAGCCGGGGACGAAGTTGCCGGTGATTGAGAACATCGACGTGGCTCCGACAGTGGCGAAGCTGCTGGGCGTCGATCTGCCAAACGCGGATGGCCAGGTGCTGCTGAAGGCGAATGGAAGTCCGGCGAAGTAG
- a CDS encoding WD40 repeat domain-containing protein: MVGEPAKLKSVRDLSAKGIFLSLARVPQTETVIVGCSDALLYEYDLAAEKPEPVAYPEGSHESYVTGVAVAGPVVVSGAYDGKLVWWDRAERRAIRSVAAHEKWIRKVIASPDGRWIASVADDMQCKLWDAATGELLLTVSDHAKETPNHYPSMLYAVAFSPDGTRLATGDKVGHVAVWSLPEGRKLTTLECPGMYTWDPKQRRHSIGGIRSLAFSTSGQLMAVGGVGHIGNIDHLDGAARVEVFEWATGERRHELADSKHKGLVEQILFSPDDAWFLTAGGDNAGFLTFYSTQEGKILHQDKAHQHIHAAALNEAGDRVSTAHHGRVVSWSL; the protein is encoded by the coding sequence ATGGTTGGTGAGCCTGCGAAGCTGAAGTCTGTTCGGGATCTGAGCGCCAAGGGGATCTTTCTGTCGCTGGCGCGCGTGCCGCAGACGGAGACGGTGATTGTCGGTTGCTCTGATGCGCTGCTCTACGAGTACGACCTGGCGGCGGAGAAGCCGGAGCCGGTGGCGTATCCCGAGGGGAGTCACGAGAGCTATGTGACTGGCGTGGCGGTGGCGGGGCCGGTAGTGGTTTCCGGCGCCTATGACGGAAAGCTGGTCTGGTGGGACCGGGCCGAGCGAAGGGCGATTCGCAGCGTGGCGGCGCACGAGAAATGGATTCGCAAGGTCATCGCCAGCCCGGACGGCCGGTGGATTGCGAGCGTCGCCGATGACATGCAGTGCAAGCTGTGGGATGCTGCGACCGGAGAACTGCTGCTGACGGTCAGCGACCATGCGAAAGAGACGCCGAACCATTATCCGTCGATGCTGTATGCCGTGGCGTTTTCGCCGGACGGGACGCGGCTGGCGACGGGGGACAAAGTCGGGCACGTGGCGGTCTGGAGTCTGCCGGAGGGCCGGAAGCTGACCACGCTCGAGTGTCCCGGGATGTATACGTGGGATCCGAAGCAGCGGCGGCACTCGATTGGCGGAATTCGGAGCCTGGCGTTTTCGACGTCAGGCCAGTTGATGGCGGTGGGCGGGGTCGGTCACATCGGGAACATCGATCACCTCGACGGGGCGGCCCGGGTCGAGGTCTTCGAGTGGGCCACCGGCGAACGGCGTCACGAACTGGCCGACAGCAAGCACAAGGGGCTGGTCGAACAGATTCTGTTTTCGCCGGACGACGCCTGGTTCCTGACCGCGGGGGGCGACAATGCAGGCTTCCTGACGTTTTACAGCACGCAGGAGGGGAAGATCCTGCACCAGGACAAGGCGCATCAGCACATCCACGCGGCGGCGCTCAACGAGGCCGGCGACCGCGTGTCTACGGCGCATCATGGGCGGGTGGTGAGCTGGTCTTTGTAG
- a CDS encoding IS110 family transposase yields MGHAAGAASERSDEAAPAAAGDRSIASGASEPAAELDRRRHGRTSPNSRLSRKRSRNSPSSHLRDWEHAIDPRIHIGIDVSKARLDVAMSDSSSLLAVDNDLKGFLKLLKQLPPPDRCQVVMEATGTYHFDAFLCLNDHGYHVAVVPPIRVRAFATGAGWIAKTDAIDARVLVRYSKVAELQITEKPSDFQLKLHALVTRRRQLVDLHVQESNHFEAARDKAVKDDIEQTRNMLKIRITAIEKQIDDLCDSDPDAKRRVELMTSVPGIAKRTAAVLLGELPELGDANRQQVGALVGVAPYNRDSGKSSKLRSIRGGRASVRSALYMAALTASRCNPVIRPFYRRLKDAGKPSKVCLTACIRKLLTILNAMIKANTPWNHGLQNA; encoded by the coding sequence ATGGGACACGCGGCGGGGGCCGCTTCGGAGCGTAGCGACGAAGCGGCCCCCGCCGCGGCCGGCGACAGATCGATCGCGTCTGGGGCCTCAGAGCCCGCCGCGGAGCTGGATCGTCGTCGGCATGGTCGTACCAGCCCGAACAGCCGTTTGAGCCGGAAGCGTTCTCGAAACTCTCCGAGCTCGCATTTACGAGATTGGGAACACGCCATCGACCCCCGCATCCACATCGGCATCGACGTCTCCAAGGCACGACTCGATGTCGCCATGTCCGACTCCTCTTCCCTCCTGGCCGTCGACAACGACCTCAAGGGCTTCCTGAAACTCCTCAAGCAGCTCCCCCCACCCGACCGCTGCCAGGTCGTCATGGAGGCCACCGGCACCTATCACTTCGACGCCTTCCTCTGTCTCAACGATCACGGGTATCACGTCGCCGTCGTGCCCCCCATCCGCGTCCGCGCCTTTGCCACAGGGGCCGGATGGATCGCCAAAACCGACGCCATCGACGCACGCGTCCTCGTTCGTTACTCCAAGGTCGCCGAACTCCAGATCACCGAAAAACCCTCCGATTTCCAGCTCAAACTCCACGCACTCGTCACTCGCCGACGGCAGCTCGTCGACCTCCACGTCCAGGAGTCCAATCACTTCGAAGCCGCTCGCGACAAGGCCGTCAAAGACGACATCGAGCAAACCCGAAACATGCTCAAAATACGCATCACCGCCATCGAAAAACAGATCGACGATCTCTGCGACTCCGACCCCGATGCCAAACGCCGCGTCGAACTCATGACCTCCGTCCCAGGCATCGCCAAACGGACAGCCGCCGTGCTCCTCGGAGAACTCCCCGAACTCGGCGACGCCAACCGCCAGCAGGTCGGAGCACTCGTCGGCGTCGCCCCCTACAACCGCGACAGCGGCAAGTCCTCCAAACTCAGATCCATCCGCGGCGGCAGAGCCTCCGTCCGTTCCGCTCTCTACATGGCGGCACTCACCGCCTCACGCTGCAACCCCGTCATCAGACCGTTCTATCGCAGACTCAAAGACGCCGGTAAGCCAAGCAAGGTCTGCCTCACCGCCTGCATCCGCAAACTCCTGACCATCCTCAACGCGATGATCAAGGCCAACACCCCCTGGAACCACGGACTCCAAAATGCGTAA
- a CDS encoding DUF1501 domain-containing protein, translating into MARNWFCGSNDHRVSRRGFLGTAATASALGAADMTTLDLLQSPALAAEVKQQQKHVILLWLAGGPSQLETWDPKPGRPTGGPFRAIPTNVPGVQISELMPKLAQRMQHTAVIRSLNTRNADHGGGAAMMETGRAVEQGLPYPDLGAMIANELGRADSQVPDYVSMYTSTEGRRKGTSGFLGSRYAPMFLTEQMVPENIRKLEQLSELDHVQRSDLRAFLANRFVEGRNSSSVSSHNQAYQRVRGIMASEKLFDIEQEPLEMRAKYGPTQFGEQCLIARRLVQAGVPFVKVARAWWDSHGQNFETHLELVTELDHVMSTLIDDLQDRGLLEHTLIITLGEFGRTPGINSSLGRDHFASAWSSSLTGCGVKGGAVYGKTDADGQTVIDGEIKAGELFATIFEAVGIDSKKEYQIGARPVPIVDFGAKPIREVLA; encoded by the coding sequence ATGGCACGAAACTGGTTCTGCGGTTCGAACGACCATCGCGTCAGCCGTCGAGGATTCCTGGGAACCGCCGCGACGGCGTCGGCCCTCGGTGCGGCGGACATGACAACGCTCGACCTGCTGCAGTCGCCCGCCCTCGCGGCGGAGGTAAAGCAGCAGCAGAAGCACGTGATTCTGCTCTGGCTGGCCGGCGGGCCCAGTCAGCTCGAAACGTGGGATCCGAAGCCGGGCCGGCCGACGGGGGGACCGTTTCGAGCGATTCCGACCAATGTGCCGGGCGTGCAGATTTCCGAGCTGATGCCGAAGCTGGCGCAGCGGATGCAGCACACGGCGGTGATCCGTTCGCTCAACACCCGGAACGCCGATCACGGCGGCGGGGCGGCGATGATGGAGACTGGTCGCGCGGTTGAGCAGGGGCTGCCGTATCCGGATCTGGGAGCGATGATCGCCAACGAACTGGGGCGGGCGGACAGCCAGGTGCCGGACTACGTGTCGATGTATACGTCGACCGAAGGCCGGCGGAAGGGGACGTCCGGCTTCCTGGGCTCGCGTTACGCTCCGATGTTCCTGACCGAGCAGATGGTGCCGGAGAACATCCGCAAGCTGGAACAGCTCAGCGAACTGGATCACGTCCAGCGGTCGGACCTGCGGGCGTTTCTGGCGAACCGGTTCGTCGAGGGACGGAACAGTTCATCTGTCAGCAGCCACAACCAGGCGTATCAGCGCGTGCGGGGCATCATGGCCAGCGAGAAGCTGTTCGATATCGAGCAGGAACCGCTGGAGATGCGGGCCAAATACGGACCCACCCAGTTCGGCGAGCAGTGCCTGATCGCCCGCCGGCTGGTCCAAGCGGGTGTGCCGTTCGTAAAAGTGGCCCGCGCGTGGTGGGACAGCCACGGTCAGAACTTCGAGACGCATCTGGAACTGGTGACCGAGCTGGATCACGTGATGTCGACGCTGATCGACGACCTGCAGGATCGCGGGCTGCTGGAACATACTCTGATCATCACACTGGGAGAATTCGGCCGGACGCCGGGGATCAATTCGAGCCTCGGCCGGGACCACTTCGCCAGCGCGTGGAGCAGTTCGCTGACCGGCTGCGGGGTGAAGGGGGGAGCGGTCTACGGCAAGACCGATGCGGACGGTCAGACGGTGATCGACGGGGAGATCAAGGCGGGCGAGCTGTTTGCGACGATCTTCGAGGCGGTGGGGATCGACTCGAAGAAGGAATACCAGATCGGCGCCCGGCCAGTGCCGATTGTGGATTTCGGGGCGAAGCCGATCCGGGAAGTTCTGGCGTGA
- a CDS encoding DUF1549 domain-containing protein, translated as MRCLPILIVVAGLASPWNAAAGDLLPADSTVEGAIDHYIRATLVERQLAAAPRADGQTLLRRWSLDLAGRVPTLAESEAFQALSPSERPVATVDRLLASPDAAFHLRNELDVLLLPDGKSSDEWRQYLLRACQENRPWDRMFSEMLIGKEDDPAVRGATQYLRSRATELDDVTNETSRLFFGVAISCAKCHDHPLVDDWKQDHYFGLASFFNRLYVTRSRHVGERASGDVKFKTTAGLEKPAKVMFLTGTVVDEPALDRTAEQNKAEDELVRNLQQKDDQGLPPEPEFSRLRQLVDVALRDENQRFFARSIVNRIWDRLMGRGLVHPVDQMHSENPASHPELLDWLERDLVTHGYDLRRLIRGIVLSEAYARESVWQGEGDAPDPEWFAVAATRPLTPRQLSLSLQIAAMNPRDVAGAQADPTWGPRRQQLENQSFGLARELELPGENFQVGVSEALLFTNSQRIQNEYLRDSGDRLVSQLKGLPPGESVPLAFRVVLARQPDAAEQAAFAQYLHDRADRPVPATQQLVWALLTSPEFRFNH; from the coding sequence ATGCGCTGCCTGCCGATCCTGATCGTTGTCGCCGGTCTGGCCTCTCCGTGGAACGCGGCTGCCGGCGATCTCCTGCCGGCCGATTCGACTGTCGAGGGAGCGATTGATCATTACATCCGGGCGACGCTGGTTGAGCGGCAACTCGCCGCGGCTCCGCGGGCCGATGGTCAGACGTTGTTGCGCCGCTGGTCGCTCGATCTGGCGGGGCGGGTGCCGACGCTGGCCGAGTCTGAAGCGTTTCAGGCTCTGTCTCCCTCGGAACGACCGGTCGCCACGGTCGACCGGCTGCTGGCCAGCCCCGATGCGGCATTTCACCTGCGGAACGAACTGGATGTGCTGCTGCTGCCGGATGGGAAAAGTTCCGACGAATGGCGGCAGTATCTGTTGCGGGCGTGTCAGGAGAACCGGCCGTGGGACCGGATGTTTTCCGAAATGCTCATCGGCAAGGAAGACGACCCGGCCGTCCGCGGAGCGACGCAGTACCTGCGGTCGCGGGCGACGGAGCTGGATGACGTCACCAACGAAACCAGCCGGCTGTTTTTCGGAGTGGCGATCAGTTGCGCCAAGTGTCACGACCATCCTCTCGTGGACGACTGGAAGCAGGATCATTATTTCGGCCTGGCGTCGTTCTTCAACCGTCTGTACGTAACTCGTTCCCGGCATGTGGGCGAGCGGGCGAGCGGCGACGTGAAGTTCAAAACGACGGCCGGGCTGGAGAAGCCGGCGAAGGTGATGTTCCTGACCGGGACGGTCGTCGATGAGCCGGCGCTGGACCGGACGGCCGAGCAGAACAAGGCGGAGGACGAGCTCGTCCGCAACCTGCAGCAGAAAGACGACCAGGGGTTGCCGCCGGAACCGGAGTTCAGCCGGCTGCGTCAGCTCGTGGACGTGGCCTTGCGCGATGAGAATCAGCGGTTCTTCGCCCGGTCGATCGTGAACCGGATCTGGGATCGCCTGATGGGGCGGGGGCTGGTGCATCCGGTGGACCAGATGCATTCCGAGAACCCGGCGTCGCATCCTGAACTGCTGGACTGGCTCGAACGAGATCTGGTGACGCATGGGTATGACCTCCGCCGGCTGATTCGCGGGATTGTCCTCAGCGAGGCATATGCCCGTGAGAGTGTCTGGCAGGGCGAAGGAGATGCTCCCGATCCGGAGTGGTTCGCAGTCGCCGCAACCCGGCCGCTGACGCCTCGGCAGTTATCGCTGTCGCTGCAGATCGCCGCGATGAATCCGCGCGACGTCGCGGGAGCGCAGGCTGACCCCACTTGGGGGCCGCGCCGGCAACAGCTTGAAAACCAATCCTTCGGGCTGGCCCGGGAACTGGAGCTGCCAGGGGAGAATTTTCAGGTGGGGGTCTCCGAGGCGCTCCTGTTTACGAACAGCCAACGGATTCAAAACGAGTACTTGCGCGACAGCGGCGACCGGCTGGTTTCTCAACTGAAGGGACTGCCGCCGGGTGAGTCTGTTCCTCTGGCGTTTCGCGTGGTGCTGGCCCGGCAGCCCGACGCCGCCGAGCAGGCGGCCTTTGCGCAGTATCTGCATGACCGTGCGGACCGACCGGTCCCTGCGACGCAGCAACTGGTCTGGGCGCTGCTGACGAGTCCCGAGTTCCGTTTCAATCACTGA
- a CDS encoding phosphoesterase, whose product MTTPPPVEHVLCVPTPLFHGIGHFQGFTPDVDRYLKVLLDPAHTLFLPRSSAEDDPTHKQLIPYCLFRCNGEILSYRRGKAGGEGRLHSKRSVGIGGHISSTDRLTGDRRYLEAMHREIDEEIFLDSAFHDECVGLINDDESPVGRVHLGIVHIFDLESAKVRPREESILETEFAPPEKLLAELDQFETWSQICLQHLFGGKS is encoded by the coding sequence ATGACGACTCCTCCACCTGTCGAGCACGTGCTGTGCGTGCCGACGCCTCTGTTTCACGGCATCGGGCACTTTCAGGGTTTCACGCCGGATGTGGACCGGTATCTGAAGGTGCTGCTGGATCCGGCGCATACGCTGTTTCTGCCGCGTTCGTCGGCGGAAGACGATCCGACGCACAAGCAGCTCATTCCGTACTGCCTGTTTCGTTGCAACGGGGAGATTCTGAGCTACCGTCGCGGCAAGGCGGGCGGGGAAGGGCGGCTGCATAGCAAGCGGTCGGTGGGGATTGGCGGGCATATTTCGTCGACCGACCGGCTGACCGGCGATCGGCGATATCTGGAGGCGATGCATCGTGAAATTGACGAGGAGATCTTTCTGGACTCGGCGTTTCACGACGAGTGCGTGGGCCTGATTAACGACGATGAGTCGCCGGTCGGTCGGGTGCATCTGGGGATTGTTCACATTTTTGATCTGGAGTCGGCCAAAGTTCGCCCGCGGGAAGAGTCGATTCTAGAGACTGAGTTTGCCCCGCCCGAAAAGTTGCTGGCCGAGCTGGACCAGTTCGAAACCTGGTCGCAAATCTGCCTGCAGCACCTGTTCGGCGGGAAATCGTGA
- the trpC gene encoding indole-3-glycerol phosphate synthase TrpC, which translates to MTVAADNVLARIVAHKLTEVAAAKSARPVDELKRQIAAAPRVRDFVAALRAAPTIGLIAEVKKASPSAGIIRADFDPVQIARAYEAAGASCLSVLTDEKFFQGHLDFLRAVRQAVGIPVLRKDFLIDPYQVLEARAAGADAVLLIAECLDDRQLRELYEATTALGMTALIEIYDPQNLDRVLPLNPPLVGVNNRDLRSFVTDLDQTLRIQPRVPVGTLLVSESGIKTRGDVERLRSHGVGAILVGETLMRSADIGAAVRELIG; encoded by the coding sequence ATGACCGTTGCCGCTGATAACGTCCTTGCCCGGATCGTGGCTCATAAACTGACCGAAGTCGCGGCTGCGAAGTCGGCCCGGCCGGTTGATGAACTGAAGCGGCAGATTGCTGCTGCGCCCCGCGTGCGGGACTTTGTCGCCGCGCTGCGGGCGGCGCCGACAATCGGGCTGATTGCGGAAGTCAAAAAGGCGTCTCCCTCGGCGGGGATCATCCGGGCCGATTTTGATCCGGTGCAGATCGCCCGTGCCTATGAGGCGGCCGGGGCGTCCTGCCTGAGCGTGCTGACCGACGAGAAATTCTTTCAGGGGCATCTGGATTTTCTGCGGGCTGTCCGACAGGCGGTGGGGATTCCGGTGCTGCGGAAGGATTTTCTGATCGATCCGTACCAGGTGCTGGAGGCTCGGGCGGCGGGGGCCGATGCGGTTCTGCTGATCGCCGAGTGCCTCGACGACCGGCAGTTGCGCGAGCTGTATGAGGCGACGACCGCACTGGGGATGACGGCCCTGATCGAGATCTACGATCCTCAAAATCTGGACCGCGTGCTGCCGCTCAATCCGCCGCTGGTGGGAGTCAACAACCGGGATCTCCGGTCGTTTGTGACCGATCTGGATCAGACGCTGCGGATTCAGCCTCGCGTGCCGGTTGGAACGCTGCTGGTCAGCGAGAGCGGCATCAAGACCCGGGGCGATGTCGAGCGACTGCGGTCGCACGGCGTCGGGGCGATCCTGGTGGGTGAGACGCTGATGCGGTCGGCGGATATCGGGGCGGCGGTTCGGGAGCTCATTGGGTAA
- a CDS encoding type II CAAX endopeptidase family protein, translating into MPVLFADAPSMMPAVLLVTTLLGGSVMAWSWLIAGGTQTEPADNATPESPPVWSLWPLAITAAWLAMTAAGAIFANSQPDRPPATAGDVAANAAIGAGLIAFLLMLLHATEARGLVPFGISLRQWPRQLALGVFGLLLAIGPVTVSLAATAAWRSQETQHSFLQLLASQPPLEVLLLMLFTVCVIAPLSEELLFRVILQGWLRSRLARWPAILLTAALFALIHGWRDSLPLLPLALILGWLFDRHHSYLAVVATHSLFNGVMLTLALLTRS; encoded by the coding sequence GTGCCCGTATTATTCGCCGATGCGCCGTCCATGATGCCCGCCGTTCTCCTCGTCACCACCCTGCTGGGAGGGAGCGTCATGGCCTGGAGCTGGCTGATTGCCGGCGGCACGCAGACGGAGCCCGCTGACAACGCAACCCCTGAATCCCCACCTGTCTGGTCTCTCTGGCCGCTGGCGATCACAGCGGCCTGGCTGGCGATGACCGCCGCGGGAGCCATTTTTGCGAATTCTCAACCCGATCGGCCTCCGGCCACCGCCGGGGACGTTGCCGCCAATGCCGCCATCGGCGCGGGGCTGATCGCTTTCCTGCTGATGCTGCTGCATGCCACAGAAGCTCGCGGCCTTGTTCCGTTCGGCATTTCTCTCCGCCAGTGGCCGCGGCAACTGGCGCTGGGCGTCTTCGGACTGCTGCTGGCGATCGGCCCGGTGACGGTCTCGCTCGCAGCGACAGCCGCCTGGCGTTCCCAGGAGACGCAGCACTCGTTTCTGCAACTGCTGGCCAGTCAGCCGCCGCTGGAAGTGCTGCTACTGATGCTCTTTACGGTCTGCGTGATCGCCCCGCTCTCCGAGGAACTGCTGTTCCGAGTGATCCTGCAGGGCTGGCTCCGCAGCCGGCTGGCCCGCTGGCCGGCGATCCTGCTGACCGCCGCCCTGTTCGCCCTGATCCACGGCTGGCGCGACAGCCTGCCCCTGCTCCCGCTGGCCCTGATTCTCGGCTGGCTCTTCGACCGCCACCACAGCTACCTGGCCGTCGTCGCCACCCACAGCCTGTTCAACGGAGTCATGCTGACCCTGGCCCTGCTGACCAGATCATAA